In Triticum aestivum cultivar Chinese Spring chromosome 5B, IWGSC CS RefSeq v2.1, whole genome shotgun sequence, the following proteins share a genomic window:
- the LOC123112921 gene encoding uncharacterized protein isoform X1, protein MAPTEGSSMANRAAVGDGQEEKIWISRRPMSWLPPHAPHDCGDPPPKSVVLDTVVYADDRTNASTADGFTSSGDAIRLTFWPAHPPLISYFTIHLPTLLQDGSATSLTLLPRLVRTDGDLALFRVMIGSSYIDPDHNNYIIYRAGVNKLEVLPTHPTRLFSDLSVALLRCPDDGRFLVANLRSTCDLGQYALDLFDSRSGTWITRSMCTEPPHEDGHYSTPTKVIALGGDRGSVGWVDLWNGILIGDLLPGGDGNDNNVLRFIRLHVLLAPNKMTPGCLSCNQDVSVGRDGSIKYSEVWAHPVPGSPTYISEDWGAARLTWLESKKKWHIDLKLKASDIIVDETHSQLLPQHDVKATTKNATLSRLHTGHPVLSLHDDDVVYIMAKVYHMDDDLWMLAVDMRNKTLKGVAALTSKRSWGFRFIYLQSDLSSHLVPTSENTEVFNRPPKSKRKKNPSKTAKQQPGKTLANSCRVEQEEQELRILEPRVITIQPPSVPKEDSVGILPPGQGSDVPEGIGAASANVSAPRSFTLEVKNDGAGDANEQTKETSASNATGLTSLGPLSPSDEGAVLNNDLIEKTDGYLSDEHSFEHNQNADSNGDMSTTAYQLEDLTIHEENRPKPSDDNPAVIIPGHLQVSNADFAHLTFGSFVSGTLDASCSMMPANTPAMPPFRELDPAFSLLLTNPPLATMVHGTPQSSVNNATVSSQPQENVNQGGLSNPQLTHSQGSTGIAPGPPLPHHLAALHPYAQGGLPLGYENMIGYPSLPQSYAYLPPAAYQQAYMNSGLFHQGAAAAPNSGVKYPMPQYKSNVPLGSLPQPATMLSNYLGGSGTANGMPQNFALNQSNPSATTAPGFDGAMPSQYKDGNPYMSLQQGENPAMWMHGAGSRGMPPLAANPLYGYQGQQGYQGQQGHQGGLRQGQMPSQYGTTLGQSQPGLGPEHRNPSDGNLSAAAAAQANQMWPNGY, encoded by the exons ATGGCTCCGACCGAGGGATCCTCCATGGCCAATCGTGCTGCAGTCGGTGACGGCCAAGAGGAGAAGATATGGATCTCCCGCCGCCCCATGTCCTGGCTACCTCCGCACGCCCCCCACGACTGCGGCGATCCTCCCCCAAAGTCGGTCGTCCTCGACACCGTCGTCTACGCCGACGACCGCACCAACGCCTCCACCGCCGATGGCTTCACCAGCAGCGGCGACGCCATCCGCCTCACCTTCTGGCCCGCGCATCCGCCGCTCATCTCCTACTTCACCATCCACCTACCGACCCTCCTCCAGGACGGATCCGCCACCTCGCTCACCCTTCTGCCACGCCTTGTCCGCACCGACGGCGACCTCGCCCTCTTCCGCGTCATGATCGGCTCTTCATACATCGACCCGGACCACAACAACTACATCATCTACCGTGCCGGCGTCAACAAGCTTGAGGTGCTCCCCACCCACCCCACCCGCTTGTTCTCCGACCTTTCAGTTGCTCTCCTGCGCTGCCCCGACGACGGCAGGTTCTTGGTCGCCAATCTCCGTTCAACTTGCGACCTTGGGCAGTACGCCCTCGACCTGTTTGACTCCCGGTCAGGCACATGGATCACCAGGTCCATGTGTACAGAACCTCCACACGAGGACGGCCACTACAGCACTCCGACCAAGGTGATCGCCCTTGGTGGCGATCGCGGTTCAGTCGGCTGGGTCGACCTATGGAATGGCATCCTCATCGGTGATCTGCTCCCTGGCGGCGACGGCAATGACAACAACGTCCTCCGCTTCATCCGTTTGCACGTGCTTTTGGCGCCCAACAAGATGACCCCGGGCTGTTTGTCCTGTAACCAGGACGTCTCTGTCGGCAGAGACGGCTCCATCAAATACTCAGAGGTGTGGGCTCATCCTGTCCCTGGCTCACCGACCTACATCTCCGAGGACTGGGGTGCTGCCAGACTGACATGGCTGGAGTCCAAGAAGAAGTGGCACATCGACCTCAAGCTCAAAGCCTCGGACATCATCGTGGACGAGACTCACTCCCAGTTGCTTCCTCAGCATGATGTCAAGGCCACAACGAAGAATGCAACCTTGAGCAGACTTCACACAGGGCATCCTGTTCTCAGCTtgcatgatgatgatgttgtttacatCATGGCCAAGGTTTACCACATGGACGACGACTTGTGGATGCTTGCTGTTGACATGAGGAACAAGACTCTGAAAGGAGTGGCTGCTCTCACCAGTAAAAGAAGCTGGGGTTTTAGATTCATCTACCTGCAAAGTGACCTCTCCAGCCATCTGGTGCCCACAAGCGAAAACACCGAGGTCTTCAACCGTCCGCCCAAAAGCAAAAG AAAGAAGAATCCTTCTAAAACTGCCAAGCAACAACCTGGGAAGACTCTTGCTAACAGCTGTCGTGTGGAACAAGAAGAACAGGAGCTGAGGATACTCGAGCCTCGAGTTATTACTATTCAGCCCCCCTCTGTACCTAAGGAGGACTCTGTTGGCATATTACCTCCAGGACAGGGGTCTGATGTGCCAGAAGGCATTGGTGCTGCTTCCGCAAATGTGAGTGCACCAAGATCATTTACCCTGGAGGTCAAGAATGACGGCGCTGGAGATGCCAACGAGCAAACTAAGGAGACAAGTGCAAGCAATGCCACTGGCCTAACATCTCTAGGACCATTATCCCCGTCTGATGAAGGCGCGGTCTTGAATAATGACTTGATAGAGAAAACAGATGGCTATCTCTCTGATGAACATTCATTTGAACACAACCAAA ATGCAGATTCAAATGGTGATATGTCTACTACAGCGTATCAGTTGGAAGACTTGACCATACATGAGGAAAACAGACCAAAACCATCTGATGATAACCCAGCTGTAATAATCCCAGGCCACCTTCAGGTTTCCAATGCTGATTTTGCGCACTTGACATTCGGTAGTTTTGTGTCTGGGACACTCGATGCATCATGCTCCATGATGCCTGCCAATACACCAGCAATGCCGCCTTTCCGTGAGTTGGATCCAGCATTCTCACTGCTGCTTACTAACCCTCCATTGGCTACAATGGTTCATGGTACACCACAATCGTCCGTGAACAATGCAACTGTTTCTTCACAGCCACAAGAG AATGTTAACCAAGGTGGTTTATCCAACCCACAGTTGACCCACTCTCAGGGAAGCACCGGCATTGCCCCAGGTCCTCCTCTGCCTCACCATCTTGCTGCCCTTCATCCTTATGCTCAAGGAGGGCTTCCCCTTGGATATGAAAACATGATCGGATACCCATCTTTGCCGCAAAGCTATGCGTATCTCCCGCCTGCTGCCTATCAGCAAGCATACATGAACAGTGGTCTATTCCACCAAGGCGCAGCTGCAGCTCCCAACTCGGGCGTAAAATACCCAATGCCACAATACAAGAGCAATGTTCCTCTTGGGAGCCTTCCACAGCCAGCCACGATGCTCTCCAACTACCTTGGAGGTTCCGGAACTGCAAATGGCATGCCTCAAAACTTTGCCCTGAACCAAAGCAATCCGTCGGCAACCACAGCTCCTGGGTTTGATGGAGCAATGCCCTCCCAATACAAGGATGGAAACCCCTACATGTCTCTACAGCAG GGCGAGAACCCTGCAATGTGGATGCATGGAGCTGGTTCGCGAGGAATGCCGCCTCTTGCGGCCAACCCCTTGTATGGCTATCAAGGGCAGCAGGGCTACCAGGGGCAGCAGGGCCACCAGGGCGGCCTTAGGCAGGGGCAGATGCCGTCGCAGTACGGCACAACGCTCGGGCAGTCGCAGCCAGGCCTAGGACCCGAACACCGAAACCCCAGCGACGGAAACTtgagtgccgccgccgccgcccaggctAACCAAATGTGGCCGAATGGCTACTGA
- the LOC123112921 gene encoding uncharacterized protein isoform X2, translating to MAPTEGSSMANRAAVGDGQEEKIWISRRPMSWLPPHAPHDCGDPPPKSVVLDTVVYADDRTNASTADGFTSSGDAIRLTFWPAHPPLISYFTIHLPTLLQDGSATSLTLLPRLVRTDGDLALFRVMIGSSYIDPDHNNYIIYRAGVNKLEVLPTHPTRLFSDLSVALLRCPDDGRFLVANLRSTCDLGQYALDLFDSRSGTWITRSMCTEPPHEDGHYSTPTKVIALGGDRGSVGWVDLWNGILIGDLLPGGDGNDNNVLRFIRLHVLLAPNKMTPGCLSCNQDVSVGRDGSIKYSEVWAHPVPGSPTYISEDWGAARLTWLESKKKWHIDLKLKASDIIVDETHSQLLPQHDVKATTKNATLSRLHTGHPVLSLHDDDVVYIMAKVYHMDDDLWMLAVDMRNKTLKGVAALTSKRSWGFRFIYLQSDLSSHLVPTSENTEVFNRPPKSKRKKNPSKTAKQQPGKTLANSCRVEQEEQELRILEPRVITIQPPSVPKEDSVGILPPGQGSDVPEGIGAASANVSAPRSFTLEVKNDGAGDANEQTKETSASNATGLTSLGPLSPSDEGAVLNNDLIEKTDGYLSDEHSFEHNQNSNGDMSTTAYQLEDLTIHEENRPKPSDDNPAVIIPGHLQVSNADFAHLTFGSFVSGTLDASCSMMPANTPAMPPFRELDPAFSLLLTNPPLATMVHGTPQSSVNNATVSSQPQENVNQGGLSNPQLTHSQGSTGIAPGPPLPHHLAALHPYAQGGLPLGYENMIGYPSLPQSYAYLPPAAYQQAYMNSGLFHQGAAAAPNSGVKYPMPQYKSNVPLGSLPQPATMLSNYLGGSGTANGMPQNFALNQSNPSATTAPGFDGAMPSQYKDGNPYMSLQQGENPAMWMHGAGSRGMPPLAANPLYGYQGQQGYQGQQGHQGGLRQGQMPSQYGTTLGQSQPGLGPEHRNPSDGNLSAAAAAQANQMWPNGY from the exons ATGGCTCCGACCGAGGGATCCTCCATGGCCAATCGTGCTGCAGTCGGTGACGGCCAAGAGGAGAAGATATGGATCTCCCGCCGCCCCATGTCCTGGCTACCTCCGCACGCCCCCCACGACTGCGGCGATCCTCCCCCAAAGTCGGTCGTCCTCGACACCGTCGTCTACGCCGACGACCGCACCAACGCCTCCACCGCCGATGGCTTCACCAGCAGCGGCGACGCCATCCGCCTCACCTTCTGGCCCGCGCATCCGCCGCTCATCTCCTACTTCACCATCCACCTACCGACCCTCCTCCAGGACGGATCCGCCACCTCGCTCACCCTTCTGCCACGCCTTGTCCGCACCGACGGCGACCTCGCCCTCTTCCGCGTCATGATCGGCTCTTCATACATCGACCCGGACCACAACAACTACATCATCTACCGTGCCGGCGTCAACAAGCTTGAGGTGCTCCCCACCCACCCCACCCGCTTGTTCTCCGACCTTTCAGTTGCTCTCCTGCGCTGCCCCGACGACGGCAGGTTCTTGGTCGCCAATCTCCGTTCAACTTGCGACCTTGGGCAGTACGCCCTCGACCTGTTTGACTCCCGGTCAGGCACATGGATCACCAGGTCCATGTGTACAGAACCTCCACACGAGGACGGCCACTACAGCACTCCGACCAAGGTGATCGCCCTTGGTGGCGATCGCGGTTCAGTCGGCTGGGTCGACCTATGGAATGGCATCCTCATCGGTGATCTGCTCCCTGGCGGCGACGGCAATGACAACAACGTCCTCCGCTTCATCCGTTTGCACGTGCTTTTGGCGCCCAACAAGATGACCCCGGGCTGTTTGTCCTGTAACCAGGACGTCTCTGTCGGCAGAGACGGCTCCATCAAATACTCAGAGGTGTGGGCTCATCCTGTCCCTGGCTCACCGACCTACATCTCCGAGGACTGGGGTGCTGCCAGACTGACATGGCTGGAGTCCAAGAAGAAGTGGCACATCGACCTCAAGCTCAAAGCCTCGGACATCATCGTGGACGAGACTCACTCCCAGTTGCTTCCTCAGCATGATGTCAAGGCCACAACGAAGAATGCAACCTTGAGCAGACTTCACACAGGGCATCCTGTTCTCAGCTtgcatgatgatgatgttgtttacatCATGGCCAAGGTTTACCACATGGACGACGACTTGTGGATGCTTGCTGTTGACATGAGGAACAAGACTCTGAAAGGAGTGGCTGCTCTCACCAGTAAAAGAAGCTGGGGTTTTAGATTCATCTACCTGCAAAGTGACCTCTCCAGCCATCTGGTGCCCACAAGCGAAAACACCGAGGTCTTCAACCGTCCGCCCAAAAGCAAAAG AAAGAAGAATCCTTCTAAAACTGCCAAGCAACAACCTGGGAAGACTCTTGCTAACAGCTGTCGTGTGGAACAAGAAGAACAGGAGCTGAGGATACTCGAGCCTCGAGTTATTACTATTCAGCCCCCCTCTGTACCTAAGGAGGACTCTGTTGGCATATTACCTCCAGGACAGGGGTCTGATGTGCCAGAAGGCATTGGTGCTGCTTCCGCAAATGTGAGTGCACCAAGATCATTTACCCTGGAGGTCAAGAATGACGGCGCTGGAGATGCCAACGAGCAAACTAAGGAGACAAGTGCAAGCAATGCCACTGGCCTAACATCTCTAGGACCATTATCCCCGTCTGATGAAGGCGCGGTCTTGAATAATGACTTGATAGAGAAAACAGATGGCTATCTCTCTGATGAACATTCATTTGAACACAACCAAA ATTCAAATGGTGATATGTCTACTACAGCGTATCAGTTGGAAGACTTGACCATACATGAGGAAAACAGACCAAAACCATCTGATGATAACCCAGCTGTAATAATCCCAGGCCACCTTCAGGTTTCCAATGCTGATTTTGCGCACTTGACATTCGGTAGTTTTGTGTCTGGGACACTCGATGCATCATGCTCCATGATGCCTGCCAATACACCAGCAATGCCGCCTTTCCGTGAGTTGGATCCAGCATTCTCACTGCTGCTTACTAACCCTCCATTGGCTACAATGGTTCATGGTACACCACAATCGTCCGTGAACAATGCAACTGTTTCTTCACAGCCACAAGAG AATGTTAACCAAGGTGGTTTATCCAACCCACAGTTGACCCACTCTCAGGGAAGCACCGGCATTGCCCCAGGTCCTCCTCTGCCTCACCATCTTGCTGCCCTTCATCCTTATGCTCAAGGAGGGCTTCCCCTTGGATATGAAAACATGATCGGATACCCATCTTTGCCGCAAAGCTATGCGTATCTCCCGCCTGCTGCCTATCAGCAAGCATACATGAACAGTGGTCTATTCCACCAAGGCGCAGCTGCAGCTCCCAACTCGGGCGTAAAATACCCAATGCCACAATACAAGAGCAATGTTCCTCTTGGGAGCCTTCCACAGCCAGCCACGATGCTCTCCAACTACCTTGGAGGTTCCGGAACTGCAAATGGCATGCCTCAAAACTTTGCCCTGAACCAAAGCAATCCGTCGGCAACCACAGCTCCTGGGTTTGATGGAGCAATGCCCTCCCAATACAAGGATGGAAACCCCTACATGTCTCTACAGCAG GGCGAGAACCCTGCAATGTGGATGCATGGAGCTGGTTCGCGAGGAATGCCGCCTCTTGCGGCCAACCCCTTGTATGGCTATCAAGGGCAGCAGGGCTACCAGGGGCAGCAGGGCCACCAGGGCGGCCTTAGGCAGGGGCAGATGCCGTCGCAGTACGGCACAACGCTCGGGCAGTCGCAGCCAGGCCTAGGACCCGAACACCGAAACCCCAGCGACGGAAACTtgagtgccgccgccgccgcccaggctAACCAAATGTGGCCGAATGGCTACTGA